A stretch of Simkaniaceae bacterium DNA encodes these proteins:
- a CDS encoding tRNA-guanosine(34) transglycosylase: MLLEKHKTFTFELLHQSTKSKARVGRIHTPHGVIDTPGFVAVGTNGSLKSLDNEAVSQIGLQLMFCNTYHLMLQPGTSVVKQAGGLHKFINRNLPIITDSGGFQVFSLAYGSVESELKNAGKKQADGSVLKITEEGVLFRSYRDGQKILLTPETSIQAQKDLGADIIIPFDELPPYHVAPDYLKKSLDRTHRWEKRSFEEHMKNPQNQAMYAVIHGGLDPALRLYSLQTLSQLDFDGFAIGGSLGKTKAEMVAMLDYLMPHMPDEQPRHLLGIGDLESLEQCLPLGIDTFDSAYPTKAARHGTLLTKRGKIKLSSGSNALAFAPIEPSCQCPTCTRYSLAYLHHLFKAKELTALTLASIHNLYFMVEWMREKRELIMLNKI, translated from the coding sequence ATGCTACTTGAAAAACACAAAACATTTACTTTTGAACTGTTGCATCAATCGACAAAGTCCAAAGCACGGGTGGGGCGCATTCATACGCCACACGGTGTGATCGACACACCGGGGTTTGTCGCCGTTGGAACCAATGGTTCCTTAAAATCCCTCGATAATGAGGCCGTTTCTCAAATCGGACTGCAGCTCATGTTCTGCAATACGTATCACTTGATGCTACAACCCGGAACATCTGTCGTTAAACAAGCGGGTGGACTGCATAAGTTTATCAACCGCAATCTCCCCATTATTACCGATTCCGGGGGATTTCAAGTCTTTAGTCTCGCTTATGGATCTGTTGAATCCGAACTAAAAAATGCAGGTAAAAAACAGGCCGACGGTTCTGTTTTAAAAATTACGGAAGAGGGCGTCTTATTCCGCTCTTACCGAGATGGACAAAAAATCCTCCTGACTCCGGAAACATCGATACAGGCACAAAAAGATTTGGGCGCCGATATCATCATTCCCTTTGACGAACTTCCCCCCTATCATGTCGCCCCCGACTACTTAAAAAAATCTTTAGACAGGACACATCGCTGGGAAAAACGTTCATTTGAAGAGCATATGAAAAATCCCCAAAACCAAGCCATGTATGCTGTCATCCATGGAGGGCTTGATCCGGCTCTTCGCCTTTATTCTCTTCAAACTCTATCTCAACTTGATTTTGACGGATTTGCAATTGGCGGAAGTCTAGGAAAGACAAAAGCGGAAATGGTGGCTATGCTCGATTATTTAATGCCCCATATGCCTGATGAACAACCGCGCCATCTTTTAGGAATTGGAGATCTTGAATCGCTTGAGCAATGCCTGCCTTTGGGTATCGATACTTTTGACAGCGCCTACCCAACAAAGGCAGCTCGTCATGGAACTCTACTCACCAAACGGGGAAAAATTAAGCTCTCTTCAGGGTCAAATGCCCTTGCATTTGCTCCTATTGAACCCTCTTGTCAGTGTCCCACTTGTACCCGTTACTCTCTTGCTTACTTACACCATCTTTTTAAGGCTAAGGAACTTACAGCATTAACGCTTGCCTCGATTCACAATCTCTACTTTATGGTCGAATGGATGAGGGAAAAACGAGAACTCATTATGCTAAATAAAATTTGA
- a CDS encoding DMT family transporter, which translates to MGVLLSLFLFSIWSTVFPIGKWLVGFSTPVFLTGIRMLFAGVLLIGFLLIRNRKALKINKKQLLSISLLALLSIYLTNVLEFYGLQHLSAAKTCFIYSLSPFLTALFSFIHFKEKMNKTKWIGMIIGFSGVLPVLFIQNQSGDLLSLFKFVALPEIAVMGAVILSVYGWVLLRMVVKNDEVPPTTANGLSMLIGGAMALGHSFLFEAWNPLPIVAGGIGPVIKGTVILTLLSNVICYNLYGHLLKRFTATLMSFFGLLSPIFASLTGWLILGEPPSLTIMLSTCIVLIGLYFVYRSELKQGYIYSSTPIDA; encoded by the coding sequence ATGGGTGTATTGCTATCATTATTTCTTTTTTCCATTTGGTCTACGGTTTTCCCGATTGGAAAATGGCTTGTCGGCTTCTCAACCCCTGTTTTTCTGACCGGTATTCGCATGCTTTTCGCAGGCGTCCTCCTCATTGGATTCCTCCTTATCCGCAACCGCAAAGCACTTAAAATTAACAAGAAACAACTGCTATCGATATCTCTTTTGGCCCTGCTAAGCATTTATTTAACAAATGTCCTTGAGTTTTATGGACTTCAGCATTTGTCCGCTGCTAAAACCTGCTTTATATATAGTCTATCCCCCTTTCTCACAGCTTTGTTCTCCTTTATCCATTTTAAAGAGAAAATGAATAAAACCAAATGGATTGGAATGATCATTGGTTTTTCCGGAGTTCTCCCCGTATTATTTATACAAAATCAATCGGGTGATCTCCTTTCGCTATTTAAATTCGTAGCTCTACCGGAAATTGCCGTTATGGGAGCGGTGATCTTATCCGTTTATGGTTGGGTCTTATTGAGAATGGTCGTTAAAAATGATGAGGTTCCCCCTACTACAGCGAATGGTCTGAGCATGCTCATCGGAGGAGCAATGGCCCTAGGGCATTCTTTCCTTTTTGAAGCATGGAATCCCCTCCCTATTGTTGCAGGTGGGATTGGCCCCGTCATTAAGGGAACTGTCATTTTGACCCTTTTATCCAATGTGATTTGTTACAATCTCTATGGGCATCTTTTAAAACGCTTTACGGCAACTCTCATGTCATTCTTTGGCCTTTTAAGCCCCATCTTTGCCTCTTTGACAGGCTGGCTTATCCTAGGTGAGCCCCCGTCGCTTACCATCATGCTATCGACCTGTATTGTCCTAATCGGTCTTTATTTCGTCTATCGCTCTGAGCTCAAACAAGGCTATATCTACTCATCTACTCCCATTGATGCATAA
- a CDS encoding queuosine precursor transporter, which produces MMNELLFFGHLTVIVAFTFIALRLGKEALMILIAVFALLANVFIVKETSLFGLTVTCTDAFAVGSLLALNLLQQYYGEQSAKKTALRSLLALAAFPVLSLIHLFYQPSIHDTAHEAYSIIFSHSPRIISASLFSFFIVQRIDILFFAFLKKNFSKVPLFILMAISLSITQTLDTIMFSFLGLYGIIHSLSHIILMTLVIKGIAILFMSPLTSLSRFFIKRDPSYAT; this is translated from the coding sequence ATGATGAATGAGCTTCTTTTCTTTGGCCACTTAACAGTGATTGTTGCGTTTACATTTATTGCACTTCGTCTCGGGAAAGAAGCTTTGATGATCCTCATTGCCGTTTTTGCTCTCCTCGCTAATGTCTTTATTGTCAAAGAGACATCTCTTTTTGGACTGACTGTTACTTGTACGGATGCATTTGCGGTAGGATCTCTTCTCGCGCTCAATCTATTACAACAATACTACGGAGAACAAAGCGCTAAAAAAACGGCCTTGCGCTCTTTATTAGCTCTTGCTGCATTCCCCGTGTTATCTTTAATCCACCTCTTCTATCAGCCCTCTATTCACGATACCGCCCATGAAGCTTATTCCATTATTTTTTCCCATTCACCACGCATCATCTCTGCATCACTCTTCTCTTTCTTTATCGTTCAACGCATTGATATTCTATTTTTTGCCTTCTTGAAAAAGAATTTTTCTAAAGTCCCCCTTTTTATTCTCATGGCGATCTCTCTTAGCATAACACAAACGCTTGACACGATCATGTTTTCATTCCTCGGTCTTTATGGGATCATTCATTCACTCTCCCACATTATTTTAATGACGCTCGTTATTAAAGGAATTGCCATTCTTTTTATGTCACCACTCACCTCGCTATCGCGCTTTTTTATCAAAAGAGATCCATCCTATGCTACTTGA
- the purU gene encoding formyltetrahydrofolate deformylase, whose amino-acid sequence MTKYILVLSCRDDYGIVAAISTFLTEQKSFITELSQYGDPSTQQFFLRTEFETQPTMTVETLSSQFQPIADIYGMTFQFRAKDTRFKAMILVSKQGHCLNDLLHRVQMGSLNMDVQCIVSNHSTLEHMAKWHSIPFYHLPIDQNKEEQEQQILDIAEKESIDLFILARYMQILSKDLCQSLKGKAINIHHSFLPSFKGAKPYHQAYERGVKIIGATAHYVTEHLDEGPIIVQEIDPVKHSHLPKDLIQIGYDNENRTLARAVKLHTEMRIMVDGHKTVIFD is encoded by the coding sequence ATGACAAAATATATTTTAGTTCTATCTTGCCGAGATGATTATGGAATTGTTGCCGCAATTTCGACTTTTCTGACAGAGCAAAAAAGTTTTATTACGGAGCTTTCTCAGTATGGTGATCCGTCAACGCAGCAGTTCTTCCTGCGCACTGAGTTTGAAACTCAGCCTACGATGACTGTAGAGACACTCTCTTCTCAATTTCAACCGATTGCCGATATCTATGGAATGACTTTTCAATTTAGGGCAAAAGATACGCGCTTTAAAGCGATGATTCTCGTTTCAAAACAAGGCCATTGTTTAAATGATCTCTTGCATCGCGTCCAAATGGGCAGCCTTAATATGGATGTGCAGTGCATCGTATCCAACCACAGCACACTTGAGCATATGGCAAAATGGCACTCAATTCCTTTTTACCATCTTCCCATTGATCAAAACAAAGAAGAGCAAGAACAACAAATCCTCGACATTGCCGAAAAAGAGTCGATTGATCTCTTCATTTTAGCCCGTTATATGCAGATCCTATCTAAGGATCTTTGCCAAAGTCTTAAAGGAAAAGCGATCAACATTCACCACTCTTTCTTACCGAGCTTTAAGGGAGCGAAGCCCTATCACCAAGCTTATGAGCGCGGAGTCAAAATTATTGGCGCTACAGCGCATTATGTGACTGAGCATCTCGATGAGGGGCCGATCATTGTACAAGAAATCGATCCGGTGAAACACTCTCATTTACCAAAGGATTTAATCCAAATTGGATATGACAATGAAAATCGAACGCTTGCCCGCGCTGTCAAACTGCATACCGAAATGCGCATCATGGTCGATGGGCATAAAACGGTTATTTTTGATTAA
- the grxD gene encoding Grx4 family monothiol glutaredoxin: MTLLENTMQEIEKDIQNHRIILYMKGTKDMPLCGFSARVVDLLNDCHAEFVTRNILDSPELRQAIKEYSDWPTLPQLYIDQEFVGGCDIVVELYNSGELQKLINNEN, translated from the coding sequence ATGACACTACTTGAAAATACAATGCAAGAGATTGAAAAAGACATTCAAAATCACCGCATTATCCTCTACATGAAAGGAACTAAAGATATGCCCCTATGCGGATTTTCAGCAAGAGTGGTTGATCTTCTCAACGATTGTCATGCTGAGTTTGTCACACGCAATATCCTCGATAGCCCTGAATTGAGACAGGCGATTAAAGAATATTCAGACTGGCCAACACTTCCACAACTCTATATTGACCAAGAGTTCGTTGGAGGATGTGATATTGTGGTTGAGCTCTACAATTCGGGTGAACTTCAAAAACTAATTAACAACGAAAACTAA
- a CDS encoding citrate (Si)-synthase — protein sequence MSEILFEVTKDHLDTGLRGYPVGYCMTSKVDPQTGLYYRDIAVKDLAFLPPEEVMYLVYSGKKGQDVAFKTFIKELKERSQLSNAVIRHIHALPRDGHPMKLLSASLLILGMLESTGDYRKDGMNLMAKMPHLVATVINHHAGWGETPLPDVSLSYIDRFVQMLNVPKKDHHLMAEVFKLFHVLHLDHGGGNLSVFVGKAVASGHEDIFGSMSAAMSALEGDLHGKANQDSLNFVKQVLDSLKEDATVQDVENYIQNLLDHKELVYGFGHAVLRVEDPRATIFYDYGKKHFPNHSLIQTALKLREAGPKVLSKNPKISDPYPNVDGISGSVLSAAGFPYPEYFTVLFGMARVIGITTQIIYERCIARSGKGTPIVRPRYIYTSSL from the coding sequence ATGAGTGAAATATTATTTGAAGTGACAAAGGATCATTTAGATACGGGGTTGCGGGGCTATCCCGTCGGCTATTGTATGACCTCAAAGGTCGATCCTCAAACGGGATTGTATTATCGGGATATTGCCGTTAAAGATCTCGCATTTTTACCACCTGAAGAGGTGATGTATTTGGTCTATTCCGGGAAAAAAGGTCAAGATGTTGCGTTTAAAACGTTTATTAAAGAACTCAAAGAGAGAAGCCAACTTTCGAATGCGGTGATTCGCCATATTCATGCCCTTCCAAGAGACGGCCATCCTATGAAACTGCTTTCTGCTAGTCTATTAATTTTGGGCATGCTCGAATCTACGGGGGATTATCGCAAAGACGGAATGAATCTGATGGCAAAAATGCCCCACTTAGTCGCAACGGTGATTAATCATCATGCCGGATGGGGTGAAACACCGCTCCCCGACGTCTCTTTAAGCTATATCGATCGCTTTGTCCAAATGCTTAATGTGCCTAAAAAAGATCATCATCTGATGGCAGAGGTCTTTAAGCTTTTTCATGTTCTTCATCTCGACCATGGCGGTGGAAATTTATCTGTTTTTGTGGGCAAAGCCGTTGCATCAGGCCATGAGGATATATTTGGCTCGATGTCAGCAGCCATGAGCGCCTTAGAAGGAGATCTCCATGGAAAGGCCAACCAAGATAGTTTGAACTTTGTCAAACAAGTTCTAGATAGCCTCAAAGAAGATGCAACCGTTCAAGATGTGGAGAATTATATTCAAAATCTTCTCGATCATAAAGAACTGGTTTATGGATTTGGACATGCCGTTCTGCGTGTAGAAGATCCAAGAGCCACGATATTTTATGATTATGGCAAAAAACATTTCCCCAATCACTCATTGATTCAAACGGCACTTAAATTGCGCGAAGCCGGGCCTAAAGTATTATCTAAAAACCCCAAAATATCTGATCCATACCCCAACGTAGATGGAATTTCAGGCAGTGTTTTATCTGCTGCCGGCTTTCCCTATCCCGAATATTTCACAGTGCTATTTGGCATGGCGCGCGTGATTGGGATTACAACACAAATCATTTATGAGCGCTGTATTGCCAGGAGCGGTAAAGGAACGCCTATCGTCCGCCCTCGCTATATTTATACCTCGTCTTTGTAA
- a CDS encoding BolA/IbaG family iron-sulfur metabolism protein — protein sequence MMELTEEIRRVIESNIETEEVYVLDPQNDQTHLQAIVVSKSFENTPLVKRHKLVMGSLKNHFATTLHALALKTYTPQEWEEQRSS from the coding sequence ATGATGGAATTAACGGAAGAAATTCGCCGGGTCATTGAATCAAATATCGAAACTGAAGAGGTCTATGTTTTAGACCCTCAAAACGATCAAACTCACTTGCAAGCGATCGTTGTCTCCAAGAGTTTTGAAAACACTCCCCTTGTAAAAAGACATAAGCTTGTCATGGGGTCTTTGAAAAACCACTTTGCGACGACACTGCACGCTTTAGCGCTTAAAACATACACTCCCCAAGAATGGGAAGAACAAAGGAGTTCATAA
- a CDS encoding malate dehydrogenase has protein sequence MTKAPIKIAVTGAAGQIAYSLLFRIASGEMLGRDQPIILNLLDMPQCREVLKGVHMELEDCSYPLLKEMHLFSDVEAVFEEVDLAILVGAKPRGPGMERKDLMQENAKHFVGQGKALNKGAKKDAVVFVVGNPCNTNCLVAMHHAPNLKKEHFFAMTQLDYNRAKYQLAQKAGCDLNEVEDLVIWGNHSSTQVPDIVNTKIKGKPIETVIQDREWLETTFMDMVQKRGATVIAARGKSSAASAANAIIDAIKNIHSSHHPFSSGVYSQGNPYGIDENLIFSFPLLSHGVGKYEIRKQFQFDPFLEKKIHLTETELKEEREMVAHLLKS, from the coding sequence ATGACAAAGGCGCCAATTAAAATTGCAGTTACCGGAGCTGCAGGCCAAATCGCATATAGTTTGTTATTTCGCATTGCCAGCGGCGAAATGCTCGGGAGGGATCAACCTATTATTTTAAATTTGCTCGATATGCCCCAATGCAGGGAAGTTTTAAAGGGTGTGCATATGGAGCTGGAGGATTGCAGCTATCCTTTACTCAAGGAGATGCATTTATTCTCTGATGTTGAAGCAGTTTTTGAAGAGGTTGATTTAGCCATTTTAGTGGGGGCAAAACCCCGAGGTCCGGGCATGGAGCGCAAAGATTTGATGCAAGAAAATGCCAAGCATTTCGTAGGTCAGGGGAAGGCGCTTAACAAAGGTGCAAAGAAAGATGCCGTTGTTTTTGTCGTTGGGAATCCTTGCAATACAAATTGCCTTGTAGCAATGCACCATGCGCCCAATTTAAAAAAAGAACATTTCTTTGCCATGACGCAACTCGATTATAATCGGGCGAAATATCAGCTCGCGCAAAAAGCGGGTTGCGATCTCAATGAGGTAGAGGATCTCGTTATTTGGGGCAATCACTCATCGACCCAAGTTCCCGATATCGTGAATACCAAAATCAAAGGTAAGCCGATAGAAACGGTCATACAAGATCGAGAGTGGCTTGAAACGACATTTATGGATATGGTTCAAAAAAGGGGGGCAACAGTCATTGCTGCAAGGGGTAAGTCATCTGCAGCTTCGGCAGCAAATGCCATCATCGATGCCATTAAAAATATTCACTCGAGCCATCATCCCTTTTCAAGTGGGGTCTATTCACAGGGTAATCCTTATGGAATCGATGAAAATTTGATTTTTTCATTTCCTCTTCTCTCTCATGGGGTAGGAAAATATGAAATACGCAAACAGTTTCAGTTCGATCCCTTTTTAGAAAAGAAAATTCATTTAACGGAAACTGAATTAAAGGAAGAGCGAGAGATGGTCGCCCATTTATTAAAAAGTTGA